The sequence TAAAAAAGAGAGTAAGCAGAGAAAAGATTGAAGAGGGTCCAAAGAGCCTGTGGAGGTATATAGATCTCCTACCTGTAGAAGAACCAAGCGTGGGACTAAGTGCGGGTTTTACACCCCTGAAGAAAGCGGAAAATTTGGGTAAGCTTTTAGGACTTGAGAATCTTTACATAAAAGATGACTCTGTAAATCACCCTACGCTATCCTTTAAGGATAGAGTAGTTTCTGTTGCTCTCTCAAAGGCTAAGGAGTTTGGTTTTGACACCGTTGCCTGTGCTTCTACGGGAAATCTTGCTAATTCTGTTGCTGCTCACGCTGCACAGGCAGGCTTTAACTGTTTTGTCTTTATACCTGCCAACCTTGAGTCCCAAAAGATATTTGGAAGTCTTGTCTTCAAACCCACCGTTGTTGCGGTAGAAGGTAATTACGACGATGTTAACAGACTGTGTTCTGAAATAGCCAACGAGCTAAACTGGGCTTTTGTAAATATAAACATAAGACCTTTCTATGCGGAGGGCTCAAAAACTTTAGCCTTTGAAGTAGCAGAACAGTTGGGTTGGAGAGCTCCAGACGCTGTGGTAGCACCTGCAGCATCTGGTTCACTCATCACAAAAATATGGAAGGGCTTTAAAGAACTCCATCGTGTAGGCTTAATTGACAGTGTAAAAACCAGAGTTTACGGCGCACAAGCTTTGGGATGCTCTCCCATAGCACAGGCATGGAAAGAGGGAAGGGACTTTATAAAACCTGTAAAACCTCAGACCATAGCCAAGTCCATAGCCATAGGCA comes from Hydrogenobacter hydrogenophilus and encodes:
- the thrC gene encoding threonine synthase → MAKVKGLVCRECGKEYPVEPIHVCEYCFGPLEVVYDYEEIKKRVSREKIEEGPKSLWRYIDLLPVEEPSVGLSAGFTPLKKAENLGKLLGLENLYIKDDSVNHPTLSFKDRVVSVALSKAKEFGFDTVACASTGNLANSVAAHAAQAGFNCFVFIPANLESQKIFGSLVFKPTVVAVEGNYDDVNRLCSEIANELNWAFVNINIRPFYAEGSKTLAFEVAEQLGWRAPDAVVAPAASGSLITKIWKGFKELHRVGLIDSVKTRVYGAQALGCSPIAQAWKEGRDFIKPVKPQTIAKSIAIGNPADGIYALQTTRESGGTWETATDEEIIEGIKLLAETEGIFTETAGGTTIAVLKKLAEAGYFSPKDVVVVYITGNGYKTMEVLEGHLHESIKIKPTLKDFKEKILVRTS